CAACGTTCAAATGCTCCGACAGTTTCTTTGGTCGCATACATTCGCCGGGCGTTGGCCCTGGTCGCAGGCGTACTGCTGGCGACCGTCGTAAATGCCGCCAACGTGACGGTCACATGGAGCTTCAATTCGATGCCCGAGACGGTCAATATCAACACCAACGAGACCGTGACGTGGATGGGCACTTTCGCCAACCATCCGCTGCGCCAGGCAACCGACAATACATTCACCATTGCCGGATCGACACTGATCGCCAACGCGGGCACCAGCATCACGCGCACATTCAGCACACCCGGTACCTACTACTTCATGTGCGAATCCACTCGGGCTTCATGCGCACCACGGTGGTGGTCACCGCCGCCTGCCCGGCGCCGCCCTACGCCGCGCTTGATATTGACGGCAATGGCCAGGTCGACGCCCTCACCGACGGCGTGCTGACGCTGCGCTACCTGCTCGGCCTGCGCGGCGCTGCACTGATTGCCGGCGCGACGGGCAGCTGCGCGAGCCGCGATACGGCGGCGATTGAAGCGTATCTGGCGGCCCGCGTGGTGCCCTGAGCGGGCCGCCGGACGCGGCCGTTGTCGCCGCCGCGAAATCCGTTTCGCCAGTTCCCACGTATTCCCTGATCGCAACCGGCGGGAGCCGGCACGCGCCGCCAATCGGGGAGGACGAACGATGATGCGATTGAAGACCATGACGCTGGCCGACATGCACGAGTTTCAGCGCGAGGCGGTGCGCATCGAGACCGAGATCACCATTGCCCGATCGCCGGAGGACGTGTTCGACTACGTCACCACGCCGGCGCTCTGGCACACTTGGCACCCGGCCACGCTGGGCGTGTATGACGTCGAGCCGCGGCCACTGACCACCGGTGAGACCATGCGCGAGAAGATCGCCGTTGCCTGGCGCCGCAGCGAAGCGGTGTGGACCGTGCTCGGCCGCGACCGGCCCGGCATCTGGGAGATCGGCACCGATACCGCCGCCGGCAGTGCCCACATCGTCTATCGCCTCAGCGCAGATGGCGCCGGCTGCCGCTTTCACCGCACGCTCGATTTTCGCTCCAAAGGCTGGCCGTGGCGAGCGCTGGACGCATCAGTCACCCGCTGGGTTCTCGAACGGCAATCGGCACGCGCGCTGCGCAATCTGAAGGCCGTCATGGAGCAGGTGATCGCTGCGCAACCGATCGAGCAACTTTAGCCAAAAAATCCTGGCAAGCCGCATACGAACTGTACGAGCGTCAAATTTTGACGCCAAGTCGACTTGGTTCAAAACAGGCCTTTAGCCCACATCAAAAGGCGTTTCCAGCGAAAAGCGGAATCGTCGTCCGTCGTGCATGTGTGCTCAACCAGCGTCGTGCGCGCAGCTTCGGCTTTGCAAGGGGGCTCCGGGCGCCGATTGGCTGCCTCGACCGCACGTCACCGTGACCTCGCGCCGACTCAAAGCCATGCAGGCGCCCACCCATTTGGGCGGTAGACCAGCATCAGAAACGATGCTAATGTCATAGCCAGAACAACTGACGACCGGAACGCGGTCCGCGCTGCGCCCGACACAGGCGCTGACGCGGCTTCTCCTCCTCAACACCACAAAGGCTCTCGTGTCGAAATCGTCTCTCTCTCTCTCTCGGTAATCATCTCGGCAAACTTCTCGTGTCGCTTGCGCTTGCGAGTGCGGCTACGTTGCCTGCTCAGGCTGAGTCACTGTTTTTGGTGCCGTATCACGCGGCAGAAAAACCCATCGTTGATGCCCAAGGCCGCAAGTTGATCATCATCGACTTCGCTGACGACGCACACGAAAAATTCCCGAAAGACCCGCCACCGGGCTGGGACAGCAACGCCAGTTTCCACCGCCCGCAAGTGGTGAATCTGGTCAATGCGCATGCCAAGACGCACGGGTACGAACCGCAAGGCATGACGACGTGGGTGGGGAGCAGCACGACTGCATACCTGACCGACGCGCAGATCAAGCGGATGCGGGAGGACAAAAGTCTGAAGCTATTGACTGAGGATGGCTCGACGCAAGTCTTTTCTGCCCTCAACCCCGCCGCGCCGTGGGGCAACGTGGTCGTTGGGTCAGAAACGCAGTCCTGGGGTCGCGTATCGATGAACGGCAAGACGCGCCTTTCACAATCCACCAGAACCGTCTACATCATTGATACTGGAGTCGCATGGCACGACGACCTACCCTCCGTGACCGCCCGAGTAAACGTTGCATGTGGCGGAGGCACCAACTGCAACAACATTGACCCAGGCTTTTACCCGGTCGTTGGTTGCTGGGCGCACGCAACGCACGTGGCAGGAATTATCGGTGGCGCAGCAAACGGCGCGACAACAAAGGGAATGTATGCGGGCGTGGACATGGTGTCGATCACAGCGTTGACCGCCAAAGGCTCACCGTGGTCACCTTGCGCATTCCCGCCAGCCACAACTAGCGGCATGGGCTATGCGCTTGACTATGTCTACGGCGCGGTGATCAATAGCGGTTCACAGACAGTGCCAATCATCAACATTTCGATGAACAGTGGTCAATTTGGCTTCGACACAAACGGCCAGGCGGAAACAAATCGCGCGAAGTTTCTTCAATTGAGCCAGCCCGCGCAAGTTTGGCGGTATTTACCGGGCGTTGGCTACTACTTGGCGTCCTATCCAGGCGCGTTCATCGCGCAGTCGGCGGGGAATGATTGGGAAAATGTTTGCAGCAATCCATCCAAAGCATACCGAACAAGCGCCACTGCACTTTCGACATCATTGGATGGCATTATGGTGGTGGGCGCAATTCACCACACCGGAGAACCGGTAAAAGGTCCGGCTGGTTTATCCGCCCAGTATGACCGGACGTTCAGCGATACCTACCCGGCCGGTTTGGCAAAGGACTTCGCGTCAAATTACGGGCCGTGCGTAGACGTGTGGGCCCCCGGCAATGCGATTGTTTCAGCATGGGGCACACACACCGCGCAAAATGGTGCCGGCCTCCCGGCCGACGGCTGGTTTTCAACCATTAGTTCACAGGTGACGCCATACGCCGGAAATCCCGTGTCCGGAAGCTCCGGCTGGTTGTTTCTGTCGGGCACGTCGATGGCCGCGCCGCACGTCGCAGCCGCAGCCGCTTATGTTGCCGACTACTACGGGCTTACGACACCAGTGGCGATTGAGGCAAAGTTACGCGAATTTTTTCAGTCGACTGGGTATCTTGACGCTGCGGGCCAACCGATCAACATCATTCAGCTGTCGCCATGAAGACCTTTGTTCAGGTTCAACGGTTGTCGGCCGCGCATGCGACACCTCAACCCGATCTGCAATCACGCGGCATGACGCGCGTGCGTCCGGTTGGCAACGTCCTGACCATGCTCGCGGCGTTTGCCGCAACAACGAGTACGGCCTTGGCTGACGATCTGTCGGCTTACTATGTTCAGTATTTTTCGCAGTATGCCGTATACGACACTGACCCCAGTCTTAGCACGAACCACCCAACCTTGTTGACAGGGCGAACCGTGTACGGGGACATTCAGACGTGGTATCAGGGCCTGTTTGTGCGAATCGAAACTGACGCTCGCACGCCACGTGTGGTGAAGTTTTATGGGCCGGCTGGTCTCTCGAGTTTGAAGAAGCCGTGTCGCCAGGAACACACGGCAATACCCCCGTCCACTGCGGTCGGTAAGACGATGTTTGAGACAAACGCTTGGCGCTACAGCACGGATATTGCCATATGCGGCGAAAACATGACGTCCTCCCCGCCCCCCATCCGCTGGACACTAGAAGACAAAATTACCTTCAACGCTCCAGTGCGCCGCAAAGCGCTGGATGGCGGTGAATTTGACGCCTCCCCAATGGTCATCGAGCGCGCGGGCGCGCCGTGGATCACCTACTACTGGGGCTACAAGCTTGGTTTGGTCGAATCACAAAGCGACTGGAACGACGCCAACCGCAGCAAGATGCCTGCTGACTGGCCGGTGTTCCCGACGGCGGAAGACAACTTCAAACTGACCACCCTGCCACCGCCCTGGGTTGAAGGGGAAGTCACCGAGTACGTCAACACAGCGGACTTTCCAAGGCAGCCGGATGGGCAGTACTTCTACGCTGCAACGGATGCAGATCGCACCGCACTCGACAGCATCGCCACCTGGCGGCGCACCGGCAACAGCTTCAAGCAGGGTGGCTATGTCAGCGTCTGCCGTTTCTATGGTGGTGCGAACGGCGGGCCGAACACCCACTTCTACAGCGCCAGCGACACCGAGTGCAACTGGCTCAAGGGCGTGAGCTTTCTGAGCTACGAGGGGCAAACCTTCCGGGTCAACAAGCCGT
This is a stretch of genomic DNA from Casimicrobium huifangae. It encodes these proteins:
- a CDS encoding SRPBCC family protein, whose product is MMRLKTMTLADMHEFQREAVRIETEITIARSPEDVFDYVTTPALWHTWHPATLGVYDVEPRPLTTGETMREKIAVAWRRSEAVWTVLGRDRPGIWEIGTDTAAGSAHIVYRLSADGAGCRFHRTLDFRSKGWPWRALDASVTRWVLERQSARALRNLKAVMEQVIAAQPIEQL
- a CDS encoding S8/S53 family peptidase, which gives rise to MSLALASAATLPAQAESLFLVPYHAAEKPIVDAQGRKLIIIDFADDAHEKFPKDPPPGWDSNASFHRPQVVNLVNAHAKTHGYEPQGMTTWVGSSTTAYLTDAQIKRMREDKSLKLLTEDGSTQVFSALNPAAPWGNVVVGSETQSWGRVSMNGKTRLSQSTRTVYIIDTGVAWHDDLPSVTARVNVACGGGTNCNNIDPGFYPVVGCWAHATHVAGIIGGAANGATTKGMYAGVDMVSITALTAKGSPWSPCAFPPATTSGMGYALDYVYGAVINSGSQTVPIINISMNSGQFGFDTNGQAETNRAKFLQLSQPAQVWRYLPGVGYYLASYPGAFIAQSAGNDWENVCSNPSKAYRTSATALSTSLDGIMVVGAIHHTGEPVKGPAGLSAQYDRTFSDTYPAGLAKDFASNYGPCVDVWAPGNAIVSAWGTHTAQNGAGLPADGWFSTISSQVTPYAGNPVSGSSGWLFLSGTSMAAPHVAAAAAYVADYYGLTTPVAIEAKLREFFQSTGYLDAAGQPINIIQLSP